One segment of Balaenoptera ricei isolate mBalRic1 chromosome 8, mBalRic1.hap2, whole genome shotgun sequence DNA contains the following:
- the SLC43A1 gene encoding large neutral amino acids transporter small subunit 3: protein MAPTLEEAYRRRWWMACTAVLENLFFSAVLLGWSSLLIMLKNEGFYSSMCSAENTTNTSRDVQPPWLSCNQQEEMLNLGFTIGSFVLSATTLPLGILMDRFGPRPVRLIGSACFAASCTLMALASWDTKVLSPLIFLALSLNGFGGICLTFSSLTLPNMFGNLRSTFMALMIGSYASSAITYPGIKLIYDAGVSFMIIMFTWSSLACLIFLNCAFNWPSEAFPSPEEVNYKEKIKLRGLALDHKVTGDRFYTYVTTVGQRLSQKAPSLEEGTDSFISSQDVRDTSEKSAEKSVPLRKSLCSPIFLWSLLTMGMTQLRIIFYMAAMNKMLEYIVSGGQEHETDDLKQRVTETVEFYSSVFGAMQLSCLLTCPLIGYVMDWRIKDCVDTPTARDGVATKSVRPRYRKIQKLTNAINAFTLTNLLLVGFGITCLINNLHLQFLTFVLHTMVRGFYHSACGGLYAAVYPSNHFGTLTGLQSLISAVFALLQQPLFMAMVGPLKGEPFWVNLGLLLFSLLGFLLPCYLFYYRSRLQREYITHWEGPLKVLGGPEVTT, encoded by the exons ATGGCCCCCACGCTGGAGGAGGCGTACCGGAGGCGCTGGTGGATGGCGTGCACGGCCGTGCTGGAGAACCTCTTCTTTTCCGCGGTGCTCCTGGGCTGGAGCTCCCTGCTGATCATGCTCAAGAACGAGGGCTTCTATTCCAGCATGTGCTCAG ctGAGAACACCACCAACACCAGCCGGGATGTGCAGCCCCCGTGGCTGAGCTGTAACCAGCAGGAAGAGATGCTCAACCTGGGCTTCACCATCGGCTCCTTCGTGCTCAGTGCCACCACCCTGCCGCTGGGGATCCTCATGGACCGCTTCGGGCCCCGGCCCGTGCGGCTGATTGGCAG CGCCTGCTTTGCCGCATCCTGCACCCTCATGGCCCTGGCCTCTTGGGACACCAAAG ttCTGTCTCCGTTGATATTCCTGGCGCTGTCCCTGAATGGTTTTGGTGGCATCTGCCTAACATTCTCTTCACTCACA ctGCCCAACATGTTTGGGAACCTGCGCTCCACTTTCATGGCCCTCATGATCGGCTCCTATGCCTCTTCTGCCATCACGTACCCGGGAATCAAG ctGATCTATGATGCCGGCGTGTCCTTCATGATCATCATGTTCACCTGGTCAAGCCTGGCCTGCCTCATCTTTCTGAACTGTGCCTTCAACTGGCCGAGTGAAGCCTTTCCCTCGCCAGAGGAAGTCAACTACAA GGAGAAGATCAAGCTCAGAGGGCTGGCCCTGGATCACAAGGTGACAGGTGACCGCTTCTACACCTATGTGACCACCGTGGGCCAGCGGCTGAGCCAGAAGGCCCccagcctggaggaggggacagacAGCTTCATCTCGTCCCAGGACGTTCGTGACACCTCAGAAAAGTCTGCTGAGA AGTCTGTGCCCTTGCGCAAGAGCCTCTGCTCCCCCATTTTCCTGTGGAGCCTTCTCACCATGGGCATGACCCAGCTGCGGATCATCTTCTACATGGCCGCTATGAACAAGATGCTGGAGTACATCGTGTCTGGAGGCCAGGAGCATG aGACGGACGACCTGAAACAAAGGGTGACAGAGACAG TTGAGTTCTACTCGTCCGTCTTTGGGGCCATGCAGCTGTCGTGCCTTCTCACCTGCCCTCTCATTGGCTACGTCATGGACTGGAGAATCAAGGACTGCGTGGACACCCCCACCGCTAG GGACGGGGTGGCCACCAAGTCCGTCAGACCACGCTACCGCAAGATCCAAAAGCTCACCAATGCCATCAACGCCTTCACCCTGACCAACCTACTGCTCGTGGGTTTCGGCATCACCTGCCTCATCAACAACTTACACCTCCAG tttttgACCTTTGTCCTGCACACCATGGTCCGAGGCTTCTACCACTCGGCCTGCGGAGGCCTCTACGCAGCCGT GTACCCGTCCAACCACTTTGGGACACTGACGGGCCTGCAGTCCCTCATCAGTGCTGTGTTCGCCCTGCTCCAGCAGCCGCTTTTCATGGCCATGGTGGGACCCTTGAAAGGAGAGCCCTTCTGG GTGAATCTGGGCCTCCTGCTGTTCTCACTCCTGGGATTCCTGCTACCTTGCTACCTCTTCTACTATCGCTCCCGGCTCCAGAGGGAGTACATCACCCACTGGGAGGGCCCCCTGAAGGTGCTTGGCGGCCCTGAGGTGACTACCTAG